In Lycium ferocissimum isolate CSIRO_LF1 chromosome 7, AGI_CSIRO_Lferr_CH_V1, whole genome shotgun sequence, the sequence TATTTAGTCTACAATTATTGTAAGAactagtatacgtacccgcgcgatgcgcggacaaaattaaaagaatattaATCATATTAAAATGTGATTTATGTGGTAGCCAATTTAGTGTTCAAGTAATTCTTTATATTTACAAAGTATAATACTTCTCCTGTCACTGCGATTATCAAATACAAATAAACCTATCCTGCAAAACTAACGAACCACATCATACTCtgaatcaactttttttttttcttaatacaACTGGGAACCAATTTTTATAGACAAATAAAAGCATCTCTTATTAAGAACAAATATATTAACCTTCCTAGTTACACCAGTTGTAACTTTCACAGTCAAGCCAAAAATAGGATCCGAAAGGTAacctaaattaagaaaaaagagataaaTTGTCAGAGAAATATTTAAGttgttttaaaacaaatagAACCTATTAAACTTAAGCAAGATCCATATTGTATTTCTAACTATCAGTTCCCATAATCTCTACAATAATCTTATTCTCTATTCCGTTAACACTCCTTGCATTTTCTTTATCGCTTCTGTATATTGACCTCGTGTGGTACTATTTTATCGATAAATTACAACTTAACGGCGatgatttttcttaattattaacTTACCTTTTTTTAAAGCTCTTATTGCCTTGCATGCCACTTATTTCCTTCATCTCAATTTATGCGATACTTCTTACTTTTCAagagttaatttgactaaattttgaagctaaattgaattagattaactcaatattttaaattaaaattcataTATTTGGGAACTACTTGAAAAGTAAAAGGTATAAATTGTAACTTTTAttatatcaatttggtgaaaaaaaatcttaaaatgatggtcaaaattcatgcagtttgaatctCAGAAAGCGAAAAGTATACATAAATTgtgacagagggagtataaacTTTTGTATCCAAATAAAGCATTCACCAAACTTACCAACTTTAACACTGTAAATAATTCAAATCATTTCCGAGCACCCTCGACATTAACTTACTATGTAATTCAATTTTGTTGTATAGTGCCAATGCACCCCTTGTTAAGCATTGACTTTTCTCCCCAAAAGTTTCCATCAAGCACCAATGGCTAATCAATACATTTTACCCCAGAATCGTTATTTATATATGTGGACATGGTGAAGAACTGGAAATATAGTTAATAATTGCTATATGTTTAGATTTTAACTATATATTTAGATTTTAACTTCCTCattatttacaacaacaacaacatgcccagtgTCAAGAGTCTCTGTGCAGGAGaccatttataaaattaattagattaaaacatacattagagaGAGTAAATTAGTCAGATTATAATTTTTTGTATTATTAACAACAAATAGATTAaagattttttacaaaaaattaaaataagggagATAAACATAATATCATAAGTCACAAGGGAAATTAGTGTTATGAGGTCAAATTTGTTGGGAGGAATCTGAAACTATTCATGTTAATTCATGTATACTTTAAAACAAATGATAGGCTCAAAAAGTGAGCCAAGAATAAAAATTGCAATGTAGTTCACAAACTTTgacttgctatatatatatatatatatatatatatatatatatatatatatatatatatatatatatatatatatatatattcacaatCATTTATTTAGTTACGTATTACTTAGATGATATTCTTGTAGTGGCGGATAATGTAAAATCAGATACGAAATGATATTAATAGAATTAACTTTAGAATTAAACCAAGGAATACAAACATGTATAACAATTGAGTATGAAGCAATTAGATTAATAATTTGATTGAATAATAATTAGTATTTGTAAGCTTTATATTTTAGTTAAACGCGCTTTAATACatcatttcaaaaaattattgcGTCAACTTCATTTTCtcattaaaatattataatatgtcaattcaaattttttattgGACCCTCTTTTAAGGTTTCCTCCTTGCATTCTCATATGCAATTGTTAATCAATTTCACAAAAcacaacatcaatttaaatttgaaaattctctctaaaATTACAATAAAGAACAATTTCAAATTCAAGTAAATCTCGGATTCACATACAAATCGCAAAAAAATACTAATTTCATACAAtatattcaaaaagaaaattatgaattATCATCTAGTTAAGTTTGTTTTAATACATtctaaaacaaaagaaaactaatCCCTAAAAACAAATATAACAGATAGCAAgctaagaagaaaaaaaaacatacacttttagaaaaattactTGCATAAGCAGAATAACTGGTAGAATGAACTATGAAAAATCCCGTGCTAATCAATGAAGTAgcaaggaaaaaggtatgtaaacgGTTGTGAAGAAAATATCTTAAGTATGTCAAtggataataaataagaaaatatatttttctattgaAATGAAAGCTATTGAGTTTACCatttctcaattttcttttctttgggtAATCCATCTAAAGTTCCTCTCAAACTGGATTAAATAGATAAACTATCACCATCATTAAGCAATAACATAAACACgtaaaataaaccaaaagatCATAATACTATGAGCATTAGGTTCAATAAATAATAATCtgaaataataacaaaagttagCAATTAGAAAGCGTCTAATCGACTAATTAAATTTCCAataagaaattaattttctaatttacGTAGTCGAGTGTATCCATTTTCTatcaaaaaacaaacaaacaacattaaaataattacattaaGAAATAATACCTGTTTGACTTTAGGCCTGCGTATAGTAGGCAAAAAATCTATTTTAGTGTCATAATTTCCTTTAATACGACTATCACCATCTGCGCATAGAAATGAAATGttaaaactaaataaattttgaaaaatgaagaaTGCAGTAAATATAAATTCATGAATAGAGCTAACGATTAATATCAAGAGTGGAGAACCTCTAACATTGTCATTATGTATTACTGATGGGATATATATAAAAGATGttatcaaaaatttaaattaaattttatatcaatctatacaaaaaagaagaagatttttGTACCATTCCTTAcgctttcttttctctttttacttgtcttttctttctttctatatttatacCTTTTACTTTCAACATAAAAGGAATAAATAATCTAAAATTAATGAGgcaataattataatttttaatatttttggttgaAATGTGGCAATAATTGTAATTTCCTTATGTGGCAATAATCTTAATTAAAGTCCAATAATTACTACCTTTGAGCAAGGATCTTGTTTCAAGACCTTTCAAATCTTTATTTTATCTCTCATCTATTTTATATATTCTCCAATCAATATccaccaaaataaaatttaaaccaTTTTCAATTAAAAGTGGCATCTggttaataatattaaaaaaagtatCATAATTCCTGAATTTAATGTTTTTCTTCTATAACTTTTAATTTagatttaaataatattattgGTTAATATCAAATTTACCTTTGCAATACCGTAATTAGTGTCTGTAATACCGTAATTAGTGtccaattaaaaaaattaatgtatAATAATTATTAACAAATGAAAATCCTACATACTGAAATGTTATTAAAGATGATAATAGAATAATAAGCATATCTTGTCCcgttttaaaatttttcagAATATATTTACTGCGAGAATAGGAGTCAATCTAAATTGATTTCTAAATAGAAGTTAATCTAAAttgatttcattattttttttattatttaaattatactATGATATTATTCTTATATGGTAATGtttgaactacaattaataacttctttttaaattaatacaaatagaatttgttgccaagtgaCTTGTTCATATTACGGCACTTGGCTTAATATCAAACTGAAGACTACcctctctttatatatatatatatatatatatatatatatatatatatagattattattatgtgttgataatattcTAGTATCACTTATAAACTATATGATATATTTGTTATATGGTAATATTTGGAATGTAATTAATAAtctctttttaaatttaatgcaaatataatttgttgccaagtggcttgttcatattacgccacttggcttaatattaagctagacttctctccttttatatatatatatagattttagaAAAAGCGGCTCATTCTTTTCAACAACGGATAGTAGAAAAGAACCGTATGGTTGATTAGGGGACCATAACCCAATTTATAGTTGCGCATGGTTTGTGTATTCATTAAATCAGTCAATcactaaattaaaaataacatcCTATACTAAGGCTCCATAGTTTATCAGGTGTCTTAGGCTAGTTCAACTTTAATACTTAGCATATCACATTTAATTTAGCTTAACCATTTTTACGATAGCAACAAATGCATTATAAATTTTACAAGTCCATCAACCCTAACAAAACCACcaaacaaagtttttttttttttttttggttaactaAATTAAAGCATATATGAGATGATCTAAGTATGGGGTTGATAAAAAGAATTAAAGCTTCTCTACTACTTCCAGAAAAAAATGTGGAATAGCCTAAAGATATTTGCCAATGAGAGACCATATGTGAGTGTCAGccattcttctttattttcaaaaaaaaaaaaaaaaaaaaaaagagagggagagagtAAATTTTCAATCTAAGAAAAAAAAGCAGATTAAGAAAATAGATTTGTTTTTGTTGGTTATTAATTACTCCGtttcaatttaaatattttagttTAACTAGGCACAGAGCTTAAAAATGAAGAGGGACTTTTAAATTTcgtgattttaaattaaaaatatgtataatatattaaaatattctttaaatctCATGAATATAAACTTGTCAAATAAGATATTTGTATTTCatgaatatattttttgatTCAACTTACTGAATATAAAAAGCAAAACCACTTTTTTAgacagaaaaaaataaaaaaaataagacacttaACAAAAGAGGGTTCGCCACGCGAAGTCGTGGTGGCGCATTGAAAACTCTTTTTCTACACGCTGAAAATATGCGGACCGCCTTTCCTAGCACGCGGTGAAAAATATGCTTCTTTGGTTGCAAATTTCgccttttctttctccatcCATCTCTCGTAACCGCAAATATAAATAAACATGCCCCCTAACTAATTTGAATATCAGGGAACCTTTTTGTCATTTGTCTGTTACTCTGTTGTCTTTGGCCCCCTCTCTTTTACACATTCCTTGTTCAAAGGCTTAGATTctccatctttttttctttttttttatctaaaagATGGAGGGATCTAACCAAAAATCTACCTTTGAATCTGCAAGGGAGTGGGTCTCCGAGAACAAGCTTCGCGCCGTTGGTAATTTCCCATAAAATTAACTCTTCATTGTTTATAAATTCCTCCCgaattttcatatttgttgttaatttgaatttcttgttgTGAAAGGACAAAATTATTATCGTTTTAGGGCTAGTCAGTCttagaaataaaaatgtggAGATAAAGTAATATTATACTAATGATttagtaggtgtttggccatagaaataaaaaaaaaaatcgttttttgaaattttggaattggagttggagttgtatttggccatagtttttgtaAATAGTATTGTTTGTTGAAATGTAGTATTTGTTTTGGTtgtaaaaaatatgaaaacaagtttttcttgttttcaaaattccaaatacaacttgtatttggaattttcatggccaaacactaattttttaaaaaaagtggaaaaaaaaatccgaaaaaagtgaataattcttatggccaaatggGTCCTAAGTTTACGAACATTTGTTTCATACACATCTTATATCTCGATTGGTGCTCATTAAACACTAGAGTATTCTGTTTATGCTTGAATTGTTTATCCTATATGCTCCAGGATATATTACTTTTTAGATATTCTTATAAGTATTCCATTGGTTGGATATTATTAGAGAAGGTTGTTATGATATCCAGATAATTCAGTCACTTTTTGGAGTACATTGTATTGTTCTTTTTGATTTAAGAATTTTGATATCTTTGCTGCAATTTTTAATATGTTTAATTCATGTCGTGCTTTATtctatttaaattaaataatttgggCGCTTACTTCCTCCCCATCGTCCGATTTATCGTAACCGATTTGAATCAATCTTGTTCCCAGGATCTCTGTGGCTAAGTGGAATAACGGGATCAGTGGCTTACAATTGGTCAAAACCCAACATGAAAACCAGTGTCAGGCTCATCCATGCCAGGTACCAATTCATTCCCAATTA encodes:
- the LOC132064294 gene encoding uncharacterized protein LOC132064294, producing the protein MEGSNQKSTFESAREWVSENKLRAVGSLWLSGITGSVAYNWSKPNMKTSVRLIHARLHAQALTLAALAGAAAVEYYDHKASKNTERYPRFIDLNSYAQKK